In the Rhinoderma darwinii isolate aRhiDar2 chromosome 13, aRhiDar2.hap1, whole genome shotgun sequence genome, one interval contains:
- the HAP1 gene encoding huntingtin-associated protein 1 isoform X2 — MHYKLMRALASSLTQDRPGYLFCLPEHGFLKSSVHGSLHLPLTPAKLDPSEFCEEAARYPPACSSDIQVPDRQPTAKDDDRHITSVENRRHVKDASTITDVCTSGDVPEVEIFSLLREQLPHYTLRADTMFGYEHDDWLHTPLLPPDLPLRLTPEQIAETLKYFLLCSERVGRVTKTYRDIDAVTSLLEEKERDLELAARIGQSLLKQNLELTARNEFLEEQLEAAKEEVFQLRHDISMREDLLQLYTSNSHSEPVSATATPLRRNQSSFCLQQSIQLDTLEQKLKNLENENQKMRSEADHILEATNDYEEQEGSLMLDCVEQFSEASRQVALLAEELARRGEDAARQQEEISQLLAQIVNLQKKCRSTSVENEELQQHLAAVKERECLRKTELQDMQEKNKECQDMLHEAQEELKNQRNRSLPNSTISRYSTMNIFPLDSLAAEIEGTMRKGIDASSELKSYKRVFETVKAANQVVRTRSRCPSPQNVPGSRAPSQRPSAAPSRVGTPPMSFCESEGASMVLEEEETLLPVQDKESPIVGGKKLGTPGTPGGHDLAAALQRLTAQQDSHSPVSLFEQREHKLQQHGDTSSGFLTPNDSVLSNGTNYSGISEASGSSSFSLGSRAYLPEKLQIVKPIEGSATLLHWQKLAKPNLGGILDPRPGVLTKDFQELDIDVEDVYNINDFEEDDLEPMSFEAIATSTPTKNKGSKNMFRSANNLPQTPSTYTITTCRMSHPLQDITQVTSRHFKSWWKRLFHCLTF, encoded by the exons ATGCACTACAAGCTCATGAG ggctctcgccAGTAGCCTGACCCAGGACAGGCCTGGTTATCTGTTTTGCCTACCAGAGCACGGCTTCCTCAAATCGTCAGTGCATGGCAGCTTGCATCTCCCGCTGACTCCTGCCAAGCTGGACCCCTCCGAATTCTGTGAGGAGGCTGCCAGATACCCACCAGCGTGCTCAAGTGATATCCAAGTGCCTGACCGTCAACCCACCGCCAAGGATGATGACCGACACATTACATCAGTGGAGAACAGGCGCCATGTCAAAGATGCTTCTACAATCACAG ATGTGTGTACCAGTGGGGATGTCCCGGAGGTGGAGATCTTCAGCCTGTTGCGGGAGCAGCTCCCGCACTACACCCTGCGGGCTGACACTATGTTTGGATATGAGCACGATGACTGGCTGCACACCCCGCTGCTCCCGCCAGATTTGCCTCTGCGCCTCACCCCTGAGCAGATAGCGGAAACCCTCAAATATTTCC TCCTGTGTTCTGAGCGCGTGGGCAGAGTGACCAAGACCTATCGGGACATAGACGCAGTGACCAGTCTGCTGGAGGAG AAAGAGCGAGACCTGGAGCTGGCCGCCCGCATTGGACAGTCTCTTTTAAAGCAGAATCTAGAACTGACAGCAAGGAACGAGTTTCTGGAGGAACAGCTAGAGGCTGCCAAAGAGGAG GTCTTTCAGCTGCGACACGACATCTCAATGCGGGAAGATTTACTCCAACTGTACACCAGCAACTCACACAGCGAGCCCGTGTCTGCAACTGCTACTCC GTTGCGCAGGAATCAGTCTTCCTTCTGTCTTCAACAAAGCATTCAGCTGGACACCCTGGAGCAGAAGCTGAAGAACTTAGAAAATGAGAACCAGAAGATGCGCAGTGAG GCCGATCATATACTTGAAGCCACCAATGATTATGAGGAGCAGGAAGGGTCCCTGATGCTGGACTGTGTCGAACAATTCT CTGAGGCCAGCAGACAGGTGGCATTGCTGGCAGAAGAGTTGGCACGAAGGGGAGAAGATGCGGCCCGGCAGCAGGAGGAGATCAGCCAGCTCCTGGCACAAATAGTAAATCTACAGAAGAAGTGCCGCAGT ACCTCAGTGGAGAATGAAGAACTGCAACAACATCTGGCTGCAGTGAAGGAGCGAGAATGCCTGCGCAAAACAGAG CTTCAGGATATGCAGGAGAAAAACAAAGAATGCCAAGACATGTTACATGAAGCCCAGGAAGAGTTAAAGAACCAACGAAACCGAAGCCTGCCCAACAGCACCATCAGCAGATACAGCACCATGAACATCTTCCCCTTG GATTCCTTAGCGGCGGAGATTGAAGGAACAATGAGAAAAGGCATTGATGCTTCCTCAGAACTCAA GAGCTACAAGCGGGTGTTTGAGACTGTCAAAGCTGCCAACCAAGTGGTGAGGACCCGATCCCGCTGCCCATCCCCTCAGAATGTCCCAGGCTCTCGTGCTCCTTCTCAGAGACCGTCAGCTGCCCCGAGTCGTGTTGGTACTCCACCAATGAGCTTCTGTGAGTCTGAGGGTGCCAGCATGGTGCTCGAGGAGGAGGAGACCCTGCTGCCAGTACAAGACAAAGAATCTCCTAT TGTTGGAGGGAAAAAGTTGGGGACCCCTGGAACACCTGGAGGCCATGACCTGGCAGCAGCTCTTCAGAGACTGACAGCGCAGCAGGATTCTCACTCTCCTGTCAGCCTCTTTGAACAAAGGGAACACAAGCTGCAACAACATGGTGACACATCTAGTGGGTTCCTCACCCCCAATGATAGCGTCCTATCCAACGGCACCAACTATTCTGGCATTTCTGAGGCCAGTGGCAGCTCAAGTTTCTCTTTGGGTTCAAGGGCTTATCTACCAGAGAAGTTGCAGATCGTCAAGCCTATAGAAG GATCGGCAACCCTCCTGCACTGGCAGAAGTTGGCTAAGCCCAACTTAGGTGGCATTCTGGACCCCCGGCCTGGTGTGTTAACCAAAGACTTCCAGGAACTAGACATTGACGTTGAAGATGTCTACAACATCAATGATTTTGAGGAGGACGACCTTGAGCCTATGTCTTTTGAAGCCATTGCTACATCTACTCCAACCAAAAATAAAGGCAGTAAAAACA TGTTCCGTTCCGCTAACAACCTTCCCCAGACTCCGTCAacgtacaccataaccacatgtcGCATGTCGCACCCTCTGCAGGACATTACACAGGTCACATCCAG GCACTTCAAGTCCTGGTGGAAGCGCCTTTTCCATTGCTTGACTTTCTGA
- the HAP1 gene encoding huntingtin-associated protein 1 isoform X3, with protein sequence MHYKLMRALASSLTQDRPGYLFCLPEHGFLKSSVHGSLHLPLTPAKLDPSEFCEEAARYPPACSSDIQVPDRQPTAKDDDRHITSVENRRHVKDASTITDVCTSGDVPEVEIFSLLREQLPHYTLRADTMFGYEHDDWLHTPLLPPDLPLRLTPEQIAETLKYFLLCSERVGRVTKTYRDIDAVTSLLEEKERDLELAARIGQSLLKQNLELTARNEFLEEQLEAAKEEVFQLRHDISMREDLLQLYTSNSHSEPVSATATPLRRNQSSFCLQQSIQLDTLEQKLKNLENENQKMRSEADHILEATNDYEEQEGSLMLDCVEQFSEASRQVALLAEELARRGEDAARQQEEISQLLAQIVNLQKKCRSTSVENEELQQHLAAVKERECLRKTELQDMQEKNKECQDMLHEAQEELKNQRNRSLPNSTISRYSTMNIFPLDSLAAEIEGTMRKGIDASSELKSYKRVFETVKAANQVVRTRSRCPSPQNVPGSRAPSQRPSAAPSRVGTPPMSFCESEGASMVLEEEETLLPVQDKESPIVGGKKLGTPGTPGGHDLAAALQRLTAQQDSHSPVSLFEQREHKLQQHGDTSSGFLTPNDSVLSNGTNYSGISEASGSSSFSLGSRAYLPEKLQIVKPIEGSATLLHWQKLAKPNLGGILDPRPGVLTKDFQELDIDVEDVYNINDFEEDDLEPMSFEAIATSTPTKNKGSKNIFAQYFPRVAALRA encoded by the exons ATGCACTACAAGCTCATGAG ggctctcgccAGTAGCCTGACCCAGGACAGGCCTGGTTATCTGTTTTGCCTACCAGAGCACGGCTTCCTCAAATCGTCAGTGCATGGCAGCTTGCATCTCCCGCTGACTCCTGCCAAGCTGGACCCCTCCGAATTCTGTGAGGAGGCTGCCAGATACCCACCAGCGTGCTCAAGTGATATCCAAGTGCCTGACCGTCAACCCACCGCCAAGGATGATGACCGACACATTACATCAGTGGAGAACAGGCGCCATGTCAAAGATGCTTCTACAATCACAG ATGTGTGTACCAGTGGGGATGTCCCGGAGGTGGAGATCTTCAGCCTGTTGCGGGAGCAGCTCCCGCACTACACCCTGCGGGCTGACACTATGTTTGGATATGAGCACGATGACTGGCTGCACACCCCGCTGCTCCCGCCAGATTTGCCTCTGCGCCTCACCCCTGAGCAGATAGCGGAAACCCTCAAATATTTCC TCCTGTGTTCTGAGCGCGTGGGCAGAGTGACCAAGACCTATCGGGACATAGACGCAGTGACCAGTCTGCTGGAGGAG AAAGAGCGAGACCTGGAGCTGGCCGCCCGCATTGGACAGTCTCTTTTAAAGCAGAATCTAGAACTGACAGCAAGGAACGAGTTTCTGGAGGAACAGCTAGAGGCTGCCAAAGAGGAG GTCTTTCAGCTGCGACACGACATCTCAATGCGGGAAGATTTACTCCAACTGTACACCAGCAACTCACACAGCGAGCCCGTGTCTGCAACTGCTACTCC GTTGCGCAGGAATCAGTCTTCCTTCTGTCTTCAACAAAGCATTCAGCTGGACACCCTGGAGCAGAAGCTGAAGAACTTAGAAAATGAGAACCAGAAGATGCGCAGTGAG GCCGATCATATACTTGAAGCCACCAATGATTATGAGGAGCAGGAAGGGTCCCTGATGCTGGACTGTGTCGAACAATTCT CTGAGGCCAGCAGACAGGTGGCATTGCTGGCAGAAGAGTTGGCACGAAGGGGAGAAGATGCGGCCCGGCAGCAGGAGGAGATCAGCCAGCTCCTGGCACAAATAGTAAATCTACAGAAGAAGTGCCGCAGT ACCTCAGTGGAGAATGAAGAACTGCAACAACATCTGGCTGCAGTGAAGGAGCGAGAATGCCTGCGCAAAACAGAG CTTCAGGATATGCAGGAGAAAAACAAAGAATGCCAAGACATGTTACATGAAGCCCAGGAAGAGTTAAAGAACCAACGAAACCGAAGCCTGCCCAACAGCACCATCAGCAGATACAGCACCATGAACATCTTCCCCTTG GATTCCTTAGCGGCGGAGATTGAAGGAACAATGAGAAAAGGCATTGATGCTTCCTCAGAACTCAA GAGCTACAAGCGGGTGTTTGAGACTGTCAAAGCTGCCAACCAAGTGGTGAGGACCCGATCCCGCTGCCCATCCCCTCAGAATGTCCCAGGCTCTCGTGCTCCTTCTCAGAGACCGTCAGCTGCCCCGAGTCGTGTTGGTACTCCACCAATGAGCTTCTGTGAGTCTGAGGGTGCCAGCATGGTGCTCGAGGAGGAGGAGACCCTGCTGCCAGTACAAGACAAAGAATCTCCTAT TGTTGGAGGGAAAAAGTTGGGGACCCCTGGAACACCTGGAGGCCATGACCTGGCAGCAGCTCTTCAGAGACTGACAGCGCAGCAGGATTCTCACTCTCCTGTCAGCCTCTTTGAACAAAGGGAACACAAGCTGCAACAACATGGTGACACATCTAGTGGGTTCCTCACCCCCAATGATAGCGTCCTATCCAACGGCACCAACTATTCTGGCATTTCTGAGGCCAGTGGCAGCTCAAGTTTCTCTTTGGGTTCAAGGGCTTATCTACCAGAGAAGTTGCAGATCGTCAAGCCTATAGAAG GATCGGCAACCCTCCTGCACTGGCAGAAGTTGGCTAAGCCCAACTTAGGTGGCATTCTGGACCCCCGGCCTGGTGTGTTAACCAAAGACTTCCAGGAACTAGACATTGACGTTGAAGATGTCTACAACATCAATGATTTTGAGGAGGACGACCTTGAGCCTATGTCTTTTGAAGCCATTGCTACATCTACTCCAACCAAAAATAAAGGCAGTAAAAACA